gttacaaaaattaattaaaaaattaattttttaactgTACAAAGGTAAATCGTGTCTTCACCCTATTCACATCTTTTCCTTCTCACTTTCTTCAGTAATTTCTCGAAGTCAAAAGGTCTATCTGCCTACGATCTGCTCCAACGCCTCGCTTCTGCCTGCAATCCAATTTTCATCTCGGTCGTCCTCCCTCTTAATCGTGTTCGCCGTTAGGGTTCGGCGGTTGGGTTTTGCGTTACAGTTTCGGCGGCGGTAGTAACACATCCAACCTCTCCAACTTCACCAACTCAATTCTTCTCAGATCTTTGACAGTCCCGTAAGTTCTCGGTATTTCTCCGTCGATTCTGGTTACTAAAATTTCTTCTCAGATCTTTATAACGGTGATGCGAAATAAGTAGTGTAGTAATTTAGGGGAAGATGTGCGGAATATCAATTCTTAGAAATGCTCAGTCGGTACACATAGTATGATATTTTGAATCTGGTTTCCATTTGAAATGTAATAGTATACTTATTCCTTACAACTATTCCACTGAGGATAGTATCACTTGATATTGTGTTTTGCTTTGCTGCAACTTGTGGTCGGTTGTGATTTCCTCTCTGATGTTCTTATTCTAAGTTATGCTTGAATTGGAGGGTTTTGTCTCTGCGGTGCATAGTTCATGGTGTAGAAATATCAATTATTTTGTGGAATAGCATCTGCAATACATAGATGTTTCATCGTATGTTCGTATCAGTATATCTCGTTGTTATATGTCATGTTAAGTGGAATAGTATGAGGTTTGCATTATTCCATTTTACATGGAATCGTACTTTTACATCATATGCCTTTCCATTCATTAGCCATTCTTATTATGTTTGACTcataattcatttatatattgttattaCAGTGTGAACCGTCCTTACTATTTGCCTCTCTTACTTTTCATTCTTCAGGTTTGGTATGGACGAGTTAGCCCTTCCAAGTAGATTGTTTGAGACAGACTTTGAACTTTCTGGGAAAAAAAGGGTTAACAACTATTTCCAGTATTATGGAAGGTGGATTTAATTTCACAAAAGTTTTGGGTTGCCTATGTATTGGGGTTTATATTTACTtaacttgggtttagtgtttattCTCAAGTGTTCTATTACCATTTCCATTAGCTTTGTATTTCATGTGGCTAATGAGGAATGTAAATACATGTCTCTAGTATTATAGCAGGTGGATTTAGTTTCCTAAAGATTTGGGTTGCGGATTGAgatttatatttctctaacttgGGTTTAGTATTACCAGTCCTATTAGCTTTGTATTTCATGTTGCTCATGAGGAATGTAAATACACGTCTCCAGTATTATGGCAGGTGAATTTAATTTCATAAAGATTTGGGTTGCCTATGTATTGGGGTTTATATTTTCCtaacttgggtttagtgtttactaTCAAGTGTTCTTTTACCATCTCCATTAGCTTTGTATTTCATGTGGCTCATGAGGAATGTAAATATATGTCTCCAGTATTATGGCAGGTGGATTTAATTGCCTGGAGATTTGAGTTGCCTATGAATTGGATTTATATTTCCTtaacttgggtttagtgtttactgTTAAGTGTTCTATTACCATTCCTATTAGCTTTGTATTTCATGTTGCTCAATCTTGGCTCTAGTATGCACatagtatcattttaaatagtacattgtatatagtatataagtcTTCTCGTAATGGACGGTGCAAATGTGTACGTAACCCTATAATACACATTTATAATCATTAACCTacaccatttttttaaatttacacaGTGAAAATATCTTGGTAAATCGACTTCAGTATATGGCATCCTCCTACTCTTTCATTAGGAGTAGCTGTCACCAACTATCCGACCTTCATATTTTCCTAATTTgtgtttagtgtttagtgtcaAGTGTTCTTCTACCAATCCCCCATTAGATTTTGTAAATCAATTCTGGATGTATGCAACTAGTATATAAAtaacatagtatattttatacgGAATAGCAGTTCTCAGATAAATTACATAGTGTATTCTATATGGAATAGACCTTCTCACGTAATACACGTCATAAACGTTAATTCACCTTATAACGGACATATATTATCAGAAGTTAACATTTGCATCATTTCATTTAACCAAAATAGAAGGTCACAGGGTTTTCCGTACAACAAACACAATTTGCCCACATTCCATTAAATTTGGGTTACGCTATATATTCTTCTGTGTGGTTTACTGAGAGTTTTCATTTCCATACTATTTGGCCTTTTAGTTTATTTCTGTGTGGTTGATAAATTTATTTCTGGAATATTTGGCTTGCTTTTGGATAAAACATTATGTACTTTCCTTGCATCATGTGCCTTTTTAACTGTAGCGAAATTATGAAGACCATATTTCACTTGGAACTACATTTATAATATTACTATTCCACATACGGTACATAGTATGGAAACTCATACAATCGGTATAGAATATACTTGTGATCATCTTCAGTTCGTCGTTAGGTTAGAATTGTTTTTGGCACACTTACAACTGTTATCCACTCTTCTCGATTCATACCCTTACATCATATGTGTTGAATACAGCTGCACAACGCGATCCGTATGTTATGTGATTGTTACGATGCCACACAAAAATGCCACACAAAAATGCCACGTCGTTTACTTTATAATATAGAATCGGTAACCTGTTACTTGAAGGGATATAACCGGATGGAAGGAAACACAAAAGTCTTACaataaattatgtcaaaatcacaGCTACTTCCTTAATTTATCACCAAAATATGGTCATTCTGCCAATAAACCCATAAATAAACTCAACTTTGTTTcagtttaaaaacaatttttttccaaGTATTGGCATTTATCAGTTTCATAATGCGAGAGAGAACTCACCAgtctatttgtttttgttttaagtcGGACGAAGTCATTCAAGGTAGGGCTCTCAAATCATCATTTGACAAGGTGGAGCTTGCAGgcagaaaaataattataaaaaaaaaaagaaggcaggatcaaaataaaagaaaaaactccATGACTATGCTCTCAAAAAGATGTTATGACGCAAAACCAAAGTAACTCTTTAACATAGTCCTCTTCAACAACAAAGTGAAAGTGTGTTCTACGTTTCTTACAAGTTTTCAAACTGTGTTTTAACCGctaaacacaaaaagaaaaacatcgTACCAACCATTCTTAGCCTTAATTTCACTAACTTAGCGCTTCTTCTTGCTGCCCGCTTTTGCTAAATTGGACTTTGAAGGTGTAGCTACCAAGTATATGAACAAAACCACCATCGATATCACTGAAACAAGAGATCCATATTTTGCCAGAATCCTCTGCAACAATTGAAACACAGTAAGATTAGAATTTGCTTTCCATAATTTTCACAGGGAGGAGAGAATTACAGATTGAGTTACCTTGGCCTGAGATTATATCATAGCAGCATCAAGAGCAACATCCAAAGGCACAAGCCAAGCAAACACGAAAGTCAATACTGAGAAGGAAAAGGCGTGAAGGAGAGGACTGAAAAAAAGGGGGAAAATTACCAGGGCAAGCGGGTCGGTTGGAGGTTTGTCTGCGAGGATGTCTAGAGGTAGTATTGGAGTTGAGTAGGCTTGCtacaaacaagaaaaacataATACACAATGATCACTACaagactaagtcatatataagaAAGATTAATTGGATTCAACTTGTGCTAGAAGTCATGGATAGTTTGTTAGGGAACAAAAAGAGTATGTTAAGTTCATCATCtgaaagaagaaacaaaggCAGCTTATGAACGGCAAACCTGAAGAGCTGTCTTAGTGGGGATGCGGAAAGTAACAACAGCAGGAGCACCATAGAAGGGTCCTTTAACCTTAGCCTCAAGTTCGAAGGAATGAGACAGAATACCTCCTCTGCATAAATAAATCACATTAGTGACGAAACGAATAAAAGCATATTAATgacaaaaggaagaagaagaactcacGCATCCAGTCTCTCCCATGATCTTGAAGTGTTTCCATTAACAACTTCAAAAGTTTTCTTAATCCAGGTGTTATCAACCAGAGTCACGTCATACGCCGTCCTGCGATCAAACACCAAAACATATAGCGGATCAGATCAATCTAGCTACTGATTCACATCCGCACGTCACCAATCTATACAACATATCTAAGGATAATTCTACAGCAGCTAATCTATTCGGATATAAAACGGATTGGAAACGAAAGCATATCAGATCAAATGGATTGAGAGAGGGAACTGACGCAGATCCTTGGTTGTAGATGTCGAAGGAGACGAGGACGCGCTCGGCGCCAGATTTGAGCCTGTTGAGAGTAGCTTTCTTGTGAACCACCATGAACGGCATTTCCGAGGTCGCGAACGAAGCGGAGAAGAGCATGAAAACCGCCACGGCGGAGATCAGGAGCTTAGCTAAGGGGATGGCCATGGTGTGTGATGATCTTCGTTGGAATTTTGGTATGCAGATCTGCGATTGGTTTCCTCCGCTCGTGACCCCTCCGACGACGATATAACCACACACACACTCAGAAACAAAAAGTCAACGATGGGCCCAATTGTTTTCTTTACCTGATAATGGGCCATTAAAAGAGGCCCATTATGATTAATAAATTGCGTTTTTCGTTTGGAAGTAAATCTGGGGATTATTGA
This genomic stretch from Brassica napus cultivar Da-Ae chromosome C9, Da-Ae, whole genome shotgun sequence harbors:
- the LOC125593122 gene encoding translocon-associated protein subunit beta-like encodes the protein MAIPLAKLLISAVAVFMLFSASFATSEMPFMVVHKKATLNRLKSGAERVLVSFDIYNQGSATAYDVTLVDNTWIKKTFEVVNGNTSRSWERLDAGGILSHSFELEAKVKGPFYGAPAVVTFRIPTKTALQQAYSTPILPLDILADKPPTDPLALAKRILAKYGSLVSVISMVVLFIYLVATPSKSNLAKAGSKKKR